A part of Desulfofundulus salinus genomic DNA contains:
- the cas4 gene encoding CRISPR-associated protein Cas4: MSTKPGLSERSGEIGVSGTLVWYYYICPRQVWLIAHQLTPDAEDDNLAIGRFIGEMSYAREKKELAVGSSKMDVYHIANGELVVGEVKKSSKYRHSARMQLAFYLKELHSRGIPARGELRFPKEKKREDVVLDEETLEELERVEREILRIVYLPQPPPPSKNRYCKKCAYAEFCWS; the protein is encoded by the coding sequence ATGAGCACGAAGCCTGGTTTATCTGAGCGGTCTGGAGAAATTGGCGTAAGCGGAACGCTGGTTTGGTACTACTACATCTGTCCCCGACAGGTGTGGTTGATTGCCCACCAGCTTACACCGGATGCGGAGGACGATAACCTGGCCATTGGGCGTTTTATCGGGGAAATGTCTTATGCCAGGGAAAAAAAAGAACTGGCCGTAGGATCCAGCAAAATGGATGTTTACCACATAGCCAACGGTGAACTGGTGGTGGGGGAAGTCAAGAAGAGTTCCAAATACCGCCACAGCGCCCGCATGCAGCTGGCCTTTTATTTGAAAGAATTACATAGCCGGGGCATACCGGCACGGGGAGAGTTGCGCTTTCCAAAAGAGAAAAAACGGGAGGATGTGGTTTTAGATGAAGAAACTTTAGAAGAACTGGAAAGGGTGGAGCGGGAGATCCTGCGCATTGTGTACCTTCCACAACCACCACCACCGTCAAAAAACCGTTACTGCAAAAAGTGTGCTTATGCCGAGTTTTGCTGGTCTTAG
- the cas2 gene encoding CRISPR-associated endonuclease Cas2: MFIILVYDVNVKRVSKVLKTCRKYLHWVQNSVLEGEISEANLKKLRMELNRLIDKEEDSVIIYNLRTTRYSTREILGLKKGGEEQII; encoded by the coding sequence TTGTTCATCATTCTAGTCTATGATGTTAACGTGAAGAGAGTAAGCAAAGTCCTTAAAACATGCCGCAAATACTTGCATTGGGTGCAAAACTCTGTCCTGGAAGGAGAAATTTCCGAGGCAAACCTGAAAAAGCTGAGAATGGAATTAAACCGTCTTATCGACAAAGAGGAAGATTCGGTAATCATTTATAACCTGAGAACCACAAGATACTCTACCAGGGAAATTTTGGGACTAAAAAAGGGAGGGGAAGAACAAATAATTTAG
- the cas1b gene encoding type I-B CRISPR-associated endonuclease Cas1b produces MKKTFYIFSSGDFRRKDNTLYFETEQGERRFIPVEDTAEIMVFGEVAINKRFLEFLSQKEIVLHYFNHHGYYMGSFYPREHLNSGYMTLKQAEHYLDQEKRLTIARLLVEGAAKNILRVLKYYSARGKQVEEQIESIQKLLPAVGECHETAALMAIEGNMREHYYRAFDEIIGLPDFIFEARSRRPPKNYLNTLISFGNSLLYTICLSEIYRTHLDPRIGYLHTTNFRRFTLNLDLAEIFKPVIVDRVIFTLLGRKMITADDFERGTEGILMKDKAKRSFVEQLEEKLKTTISHREIGRPVSYRRLIRLELYKLEKHLMGEKKYEPFVATW; encoded by the coding sequence ATGAAGAAAACCTTTTACATTTTTTCCAGCGGGGATTTTCGCCGGAAAGATAATACCCTTTACTTTGAGACCGAGCAAGGGGAAAGACGATTTATTCCCGTTGAGGATACGGCCGAGATCATGGTCTTTGGTGAAGTAGCAATAAATAAAAGATTTTTGGAATTCCTATCTCAGAAAGAGATTGTGCTGCACTACTTCAACCATCATGGATACTACATGGGGAGTTTCTACCCGCGGGAACACCTGAACTCAGGTTATATGACTTTAAAGCAGGCCGAGCACTATCTGGACCAGGAAAAGCGCCTGACCATTGCCCGGTTGCTGGTAGAAGGTGCAGCCAAAAATATTCTGCGCGTGCTGAAATATTACAGCGCCCGGGGGAAGCAGGTTGAGGAGCAAATTGAGTCCATACAAAAACTGCTGCCGGCAGTTGGTGAGTGCCATGAGACCGCAGCTCTCATGGCCATAGAAGGGAATATGCGGGAGCACTACTACCGGGCCTTTGATGAAATCATTGGCCTTCCGGATTTCATTTTTGAAGCACGCAGCCGAAGACCGCCGAAAAATTATTTAAATACCCTGATTAGTTTTGGCAATTCACTTCTTTATACGATCTGTTTATCGGAAATTTACCGCACCCATCTAGATCCTCGTATTGGTTATTTACATACTACAAACTTCAGGCGTTTTACCCTGAACCTTGACCTGGCGGAAATTTTTAAGCCGGTAATTGTGGACCGGGTCATTTTCACCCTTTTAGGGCGGAAAATGATTACAGCAGACGACTTTGAGCGCGGCACCGAAGGTATTTTAATGAAGGACAAAGCGAAACGCTCCTTCGTGGAGCAACTGGAAGAAAAGCTAAAAACCACCATCAGCCACCGGGAAATAGGCAGGCCGGTTTCTTACCGCAGGTTGATTCGCCTGGAATTGTACAAGCTGGAAAAGCATCTCATGGGCGAGAAAAAGTATGAGCCTTTTGTAGCTACATGGTGA